In Sphingobium amiense, the genomic window GCAGCGTCGCGCACGGCGCTGGTGATCGGGCAGATCACGAGGCTTTCCAGCTCGGCCAAAAGATTCGACTGCACAATGAGGGCCGGGCGAGGCTTGCCGTAGTCACCTTGCAACGAAACCGCGACAATATCGCCTCGCTTCACTGCCAGCCCTCGACCTGCGCCGCCGCTTCCTCGACAAACCGCAGCGCGTCCAGCTCCGCCGGGTCGCCCTTCAACTTCAAGCATTGCTGGCGCACACGCTCCGCGAAGTCAGCCCCGCGCGTGTCGGGAACCCAGAATTGGACGGGCCGAAACCCCGCCGCACGCATCCGCTGGCGGTGCCGATCTACCTTGTCAGCCCTTTGCTTGATCGCGGCCATGTGAATCTCCAT contains:
- a CDS encoding antitoxin MazE family protein produces the protein MAAIKQRADKVDRHRQRMRAAGFRPVQFWVPDTRGADFAERVRQQCLKLKGDPAELDALRFVEEAAAQVEGWQ